The Planococcus halocryophilus nucleotide sequence AGTATTGGTCCTGTATTTGATCATATGCTGTATAAAGTTTTTCGAATTCACGTCGCTCCGGAGAATTTACTTCCACAGCTTTTTCGTCACCAAATGTTAAAGCGAAAACAGTTAATCCAGCCGTTGCTATTATTAAAAGAAACACTAGCATAATAAACGAGAATGTTTTCATCTTAATAGTATGTGACGGTGATTCTTCTACCGGAGGAGTAGGTTCTTGCTGTTCTTCCGGACGTTTGTCATCCATCTATTTCACCACTTTCATAATCGTACTTAAAACTTAAGAACATGAAAAGAAAAAGACTGTCGAAACAGTCTTTTTTAAAGCCGACATTTAACACTAAAGATTTTAGAATAATTTTCAGTGTTAAATGTCAATACTTTTTACTAGTCTTGAATTGCTGCGTCTAATGCAACAACAATCATGTCGTTGAACGTTGTTTGACGTTCTTCAGCTGTAGTGACTTCACCTGTTAATAAGTGATCGCTCACTGTTAAAATAGATAGTGCTTGGCAACCAAATTTAGCAGCTAAAGTGTAAAGTGCTGCAGATTCCATTTCAAGAGCAAGTACTCCGTACTGAGCCCATTTTTCATGTTCTGCAAATTCATTATAGAAAATATCTTCAGTAAAGACGTTTCCTACACGCAAGTTCAATCCTTTTTCAATGCCAGCATTATAAGCTTTTAACAACAAATCGAAATCTGCAGTTGGTGCATAATCAATGCCATTGAAAATGACTTCATTCATTTTTGAATTAGTTGAAGAACTTTGTGCCAAAATTACATCACGCACTTTTACGTCTTTATGGATTGAACCACAAGTACCTAC carries:
- the deoD gene encoding purine-nucleoside phosphorylase; the protein is MSVHINAKKGDIAETILLPGDPLRAKYIAETFLEDVTLYNEVRNMFGYTGTYKGKRISVQGTGMGVPSIAIYVTELMQEYDVKKLIRVGTCGSIHKDVKVRDVILAQSSSTNSKMNEVIFNGIDYAPTADFDLLLKAYNAGIEKGLNLRVGNVFTEDIFYNEFAEHEKWAQYGVLALEMESAALYTLAAKFGCQALSILTVSDHLLTGEVTTAEERQTTFNDMIVVALDAAIQD